One Carassius carassius chromosome 28, fCarCar2.1, whole genome shotgun sequence genomic window carries:
- the LOC132107580 gene encoding short transient receptor potential channel 2-like, which produces MHLSRPLSVAYTFMADPTVFRTMDSRAESRVVHGSECSWIGSRCGGVDAVDVLSIVLSELLDQIFFPCFCFFEFAYINDGLVRVFKYLLSRLSEQPDNWREIVNKKLHFPPELIPAIQEGNMAWVDSLLSLGDGIIRQLDESEDRLWREALNLSIRLGSEDIMTSLLLGVKFDFRQIHEALLVAVDTNQPRFVKHLLDRLDQEKGNKMDVRSFSMAIFDHSIDDSQFAPGVTPLTLACQKDLYEIVTMLTQRGHDIPLPHSISCTCLECRNGRQYDLLKFSLSRINTYRGIASRAYLSITSEDAMLSAFHLSRELRKLSKKEPEFKPQYLALEQLCQEFAVELLGMCRNQSEVSTILNSAEDDSEDEELDEQTFEEGIPNLARLRLAVNYNQKQFVTHPICQQVLSSIWCGSLSGWRGSRTAWKLLVSLGIFIAMPFLCLVYWIAPKSKLGKLLKVPVIKFLLHSASYMWFLITLLTESIFMEIYRSDFASRKQNILHNSLHMIWVAGFFWFECKEVWIEGLKSYFLDLWNIVDMMVLSMYLASFTLRILIMLRGYFLCQDSSTQELCDYFTNTVREDWKQEDPQLIAETLFAVTSMLSFTRLAYILPAHESLGTLQISMGRMIDDMMRFMFILMIIGTAFLCGINNIYVPYVVSPHLGRFNETFNFLFWTMFGMANQGYVDMPDYALAEFVGRIFYGIYTLLIVIVLLNMLIAMISNSFQRIEDDADVEWKFARSKLYLTYFREGLTMPAPFNIIPSPKALFYILRSFCRKICCCSNKKAPEYPPIASLSSNTLNSSGGQGEGRVPYRLQVTKALVHRYIEAARREFEESKRKDVGNRITELNKVVGQLHTEMQEFHQKLQWRHKSEPDQANILGKYILGAKNNFRDFDKNEAMGCENTDLHISTHPTGEEEEDEKEGEIQAGGMVSEEGEEPESEGPVEPVPGEDCQQS; this is translated from the exons ATGCATTTAAGCAGGCCGCTGTCTGTGGCGTACACCTTCATGGCCGATCCAACTGTTTTCAGAACCATGGACAGCAGAGCTGAGAGCAGAGTTGTCCATGGTTCTGAATGCAGTTGGATTGGTTCACGCTGTGGAGGCGTGGACGCTGTAGACGTGCTGTCCATCGTGCTGTCAGAAT TATTGGACCAGATTTTTTTCCCCTGCTTTTGCTTTTTTGAGTTTGCTTATATAAATGATGGTTTGGTAAGGGTTTTTAAATATCTTCTGTCCCGTCTCTCTGAGCAGCCAGACAACTGGCGGGAGATTGTGAACAAAAAGCTTCACTTTCCACCAGAGCTGATCCCCGCCATCCAAGAGGGCAACATGGCCTGGGTGGACAGTCTCCTCTCCCTTGGAGACGGGATTATCCGCCAGCTGGATGAATCTGAGGATCGGTTATGGAGGGAAGCGTTGAACCTTTCCATCCGACTGGGCAGCGAAGACATCATGACCTCCCTTCTGCTAGGCGTCAAGTTTGACTTCCGTCAGATTCACGAGGCTCTGCTGGTGGCCGTCGACACTAACCAACCCAGATTCGTCAAACACCTCCTGGACCGCCTGGATCAAGAGAAAGGCAACAAGATGGACGTTCGTTCTTTCAGCATGGCCATCTTCGACCACTCCATTGATGATTCTCAGTTTGCACCAGGAGTGACACCACTAACGTTGGCCTGCCAGAAGGACCTGTATGAGATAGTAACTATGCTGACCCAGAGAGGTCATGACATTCCTCTTCCTCACTCCATCTCGTGCACATGCCTGGAGTGCCGTAACGGCCGGCAATACGACTTGCTTAAGTTCTCGCTGTCCCGTATAAATACATACAGAGGCATCGCCAGCCGTGCATATCTGTCAATCACCTCAGAAGACGCCATGCTCAGCGCTTTCCACCTCAGCCGAGAACTGCGCAAACTCTCTAAGAAAGAACCAGAGTTTAAG CCGCAGTACCTGGCGTTGGAACAGCTGTGTCAGGAGTTTGCAGTGGAGCTTCTGGGAATGTGCCGGAACCAGAGCGAGGTTTCCACCATCCTCAACAGCGCTGAGGATGACAGCGAGGATGAAGAACTGGATGAACAGACGTTTGAGGAAGGCATCCCCAACCTCGCGCGTCTTCGACTGGCGGTCAACTACAATCAAAAACAG TTTGTGACTCATCCCATCTGCCAGCAAGTGCTCTCCTCCATTTGGTGCGGTAGCCTGTCTGGTTGGAGGGGAAGTCGAACTGCTTGGAAACTCCTGGTGTCTTTGGGGATATTCATTGCCATGCCGTTTCTCTGCCTCGTTTACTGGATCGCCCCTAAGTCCAAG CTGGGTAAACTGCTGAAGGTTCCTGTGATTAAGTTCCTGTTACACTCAGCGTCATACATGTGGTTCCTCATCACTCTCTTGACGGAGTCGATTTTCATGGAGATCTACCGCAGCGATTTTGCTTCCCGAAAGCAGAACATTCTCCATAACTCTCTCCATATGATATGGGTTGCTG GTTTCTTCTGGTTTGAGTGCAAGGAAGTTTGGATTGAGGGTTTGAAGAGTTACTTCCTGGATTTATGGAACATTGTGGATATGATGGTTCTGAGCATGTATCTGGCATCCTTCACACTGCGCATCCTCATCATGCTAAGGGGCTATTTCCTCTGTCAGGACTCCAGCACTCAAGAACTGTGTGACTATTTCACCAACACAG TACGAGAGGACTGGAAACAGGAGGATCCTCAGCTGATTGCAGAGACTCTGTTCGCCGTGACCAGCATGCTGAGTTTCACACGGCTCGCCTACATTCTGCCGGCCCATGAATCCCTGGGAACCCTGCAGATATCCATGGGAAGAATGATTGATGACATGATGAG GTTCATGTTCATACTTATGATCATCGGAACCGCATTTTTGTGCGGAATAAACAACATATATGTCCCATATGTTGTTTCTCCACATCTTGGCAG atttaatgaaacatttaacTTCCTCTTCTGGACCATGTTTGGAATGGCAAACCAGGGATATGTAGACATGCCTGATTACGCTCTGGCTGAGTTTGTGGGAAGGATTTTCTATGGGATATACACACTGCTCATCGTCATAGTGCTACTCAACATGCTTATTGCCATGATCTCCAATTCATTCCAGAGGATTGAG GATGACGCAGATGTCGAGTGGAAGTTTGCTCGCTCTAAACTCTACCTCACTTACTTCAGGGAGGGTCTCACTATGCCAGCTCCCTTTAATATCATCCCATCTCCAAAGGCTCTTTTCTATATCTTGAG AAGCTTCTGCCGAAAGATTTGCTGTTGCAGTAACAAGAAAGCCCCAGAATATCCTCCCATTGCATCTTTG tctAGCAATACCCTGAATAGCAGCGGAGGTCAAGGTGAGGGCAGAGTGCCATACCGCCTGCAGGTGACCAAGGCTCTAGTGCACCGCTACATCGAAGCCGCACGCAGAGAGTTCGAAGAGAGCAAGCGTAAAG ATGTCGGCAACAGAATCACCgagctgaataaagttgtaggcCAACTGCACACTGAGATGCAGGAGTTCCACCAGAAGCTGCAGTGGCGACACAAGAGTGAGCCGGACCAGGCCAACATCCTGGGCAAATACATCTTGGGTGCAAAGAACAATTTCCGTGACTTTGATAAGAACGAGGCCATGGGGTGCGAAAACACAGATCTGCACATCAGTACTCATCCCacaggggaggaggaggaggacgagaAGGAAGGAGAGATCCAAGCAGGAGGGATGGTCTCAGAGGAGGGGGAGGAGCCTGAGTCCGAGGGCCCTGTGGAGCCCGTCCCAGGAGAAGACTGCCAGCAATCCTGA